Proteins from a genomic interval of Streptomyces sp. TLI_235:
- a CDS encoding DNA-binding transcriptional MerR regulator — MTTTASPDTPDKLDDDDYPAYTMGRAAEMTGTTPGFLRALGEHRLITPLRSDGGHRRYSRYQLRIAMRARDLVDQGTPIEAACRIVILEDQLEEALRLNEQLRRSQHDQEPTTDS, encoded by the coding sequence GTGACTACAACGGCCAGCCCCGACACACCCGACAAACTCGACGACGACGACTACCCCGCCTACACCATGGGCCGCGCCGCCGAGATGACCGGCACCACCCCCGGCTTCCTGCGAGCACTCGGCGAACACCGCCTCATCACCCCACTGCGCTCCGACGGCGGCCACCGCCGCTACTCCCGCTACCAACTACGCATCGCCATGCGCGCCCGCGACCTCGTCGACCAGGGCACCCCCATCGAAGCCGCCTGCCGCATCGTCATCCTCGAAGACCAACTCGAAGAAGCCCTACGCCTCAACGAACAACTCCGCCGCTCCCAGCACGACCAGGAGCCCACCACGGACAGCTGA